A DNA window from Nitratidesulfovibrio sp. contains the following coding sequences:
- a CDS encoding long-chain fatty acid--CoA ligase has product MTETTPTADFPWLASYDAGVPAHISYETFPLFTLLDRAAERTPRRTAIAFRNYRISYARLRQLAEVMAANLRAQGVRRGDKVSIMLPNLPQTVIAFWAVLKAGGVVVMTNPLYMEKELVHQVHDSGARFMIALDLVWPKIEPLREKLGIDKYFLTRIGDGLSFPLNLLYAFKAKREGTWRDLPFDGKHVLPWKSLLKGKARHSTTTCNPTEDLAVLQYTGGTTGISKGVMLTHHNMSVNVQQITTILGAARDMDHCFLGLMPYFHVYGLTTCLTLPTALSATIVPFPRYVPRDVLVGIQKHKPTIFPGAPSIYISLMQQKEVGDYDLTSIRYCISGSAPMPVEHIKRFRELTGAQVIEGFGLTEASPVTHLNPIHGVSKTGSIGIPFPDTEARIVDMEVGQVPLPTGKVGELIIRGPQIMKGYWNRPDETANTLRNGWLYTGDIATMDEDGYFTIVDRKKDMFLVGGYNVYPREIDEVLHEHPRIKEAVTVGVPHPTRGEMIKAFVVVKPGEKLTKAEVVAHCREKLASYKVPKQVEFRDDLPKTVVGKVLRRILRAEEEEKLKAELAAGSTGSGGSAGSGRSGGSGGSGTAAKPEVSDDDGAR; this is encoded by the coding sequence ATGACCGAAACCACCCCCACCGCCGATTTCCCCTGGCTGGCCAGCTATGACGCAGGCGTTCCCGCCCACATCAGCTACGAAACCTTTCCGCTGTTCACCCTGCTGGACAGGGCCGCGGAACGAACCCCCCGCCGCACGGCCATTGCCTTCCGCAACTACCGCATCAGCTACGCCAGGTTGCGCCAACTGGCGGAGGTCATGGCCGCCAACCTGCGCGCCCAGGGCGTGCGGCGCGGCGACAAGGTGTCGATCATGTTGCCCAACCTGCCGCAGACGGTCATTGCCTTCTGGGCGGTGCTGAAGGCAGGCGGCGTGGTGGTGATGACCAACCCGCTGTACATGGAAAAGGAACTGGTCCACCAGGTTCACGATTCCGGCGCGCGGTTCATGATCGCCCTCGACCTGGTGTGGCCCAAGATCGAGCCCCTGCGCGAAAAGCTGGGCATCGACAAGTATTTCCTCACCCGCATCGGCGACGGGCTGTCCTTCCCGCTCAACCTGCTGTACGCCTTCAAGGCCAAGCGCGAGGGCACCTGGCGCGACCTGCCCTTCGACGGCAAACACGTGCTGCCGTGGAAAAGCCTGCTCAAGGGCAAGGCCCGCCACTCCACCACCACGTGCAACCCCACCGAAGACCTGGCCGTGCTGCAATATACCGGCGGCACCACGGGCATCTCCAAGGGGGTCATGCTGACGCACCACAACATGTCGGTGAACGTGCAGCAGATCACCACCATTCTTGGTGCCGCCCGCGACATGGACCACTGCTTCCTGGGGCTGATGCCCTACTTCCATGTCTACGGGCTGACCACCTGCCTTACCCTGCCCACGGCCCTTTCGGCCACCATCGTGCCCTTCCCGCGCTATGTCCCGCGCGACGTGCTGGTGGGCATCCAGAAGCACAAGCCCACCATCTTCCCCGGCGCGCCCTCCATCTACATCTCGCTGATGCAGCAGAAAGAGGTGGGCGACTACGACCTGACCTCCATCCGCTACTGCATCTCGGGGTCGGCACCCATGCCGGTGGAGCATATCAAGCGGTTCAGGGAACTTACCGGGGCGCAGGTCATCGAGGGCTTCGGCCTGACCGAGGCCTCGCCGGTCACCCACCTGAACCCCATCCACGGGGTCAGCAAGACCGGCTCCATCGGCATCCCCTTTCCGGACACCGAGGCGCGCATCGTGGACATGGAGGTGGGTCAGGTACCGCTGCCCACGGGCAAGGTGGGCGAACTGATCATCCGTGGCCCGCAGATCATGAAGGGCTACTGGAACCGCCCGGACGAAACCGCCAACACCCTGCGCAACGGCTGGCTGTACACCGGCGACATCGCCACCATGGACGAGGACGGCTACTTCACCATCGTGGATCGCAAGAAGGACATGTTCCTGGTGGGCGGCTACAACGTGTACCCGCGCGAAATCGACGAGGTGCTGCACGAGCACCCCAGGATCAAGGAAGCGGTGACCGTGGGCGTGCCCCACCCCACGCGCGGCGAAATGATCAAGGCCTTCGTGGTGGTCAAGCCCGGCGAAAAGCTGACCAAGGCCGAGGTGGTTGCCCACTGCCGCGAAAAGCTGGCCAGCTACAAGGTGCCCAAGCAGGTGGAATTCCGCGACGACCTGCCCAAGACCGTGGTGGGCAAGGTGCTGCGCCGCATCCTGCGCGCCGAGGAAGAAGAGAAATTGAAAGCGGAACTGGCCGCCGGTTCCACAGGATCGGGCGGATCAGCCGGATCGGGCAGATCGGGCGGATCGGGCGGATCGGGCACTGCCGCGAAGCCCGAGGTTTCCGACGACGACGGGGCGCGGTAG
- a CDS encoding D-aminoacyl-tRNA deacylase, which produces MRLLLQRARRGSVAVGGETVAVIGPGLVVLAGFGPRDTAALPGESRWAGMIDKLLDLRVFPDGAGKMNVGLREWAVPASMQGTGEGGVVTGAPLGQLLLVPQFTLHADCRKGRRPSFSAAAPPAVAERLFDQLATDIDARLPGRVRCGIFAADMDVSLINWGPVTIWLSDDDLFPERRPPHGGG; this is translated from the coding sequence ATGCGACTGCTGTTGCAACGGGCGCGCCGGGGATCGGTGGCGGTAGGCGGCGAGACCGTGGCCGTCATCGGGCCGGGGCTGGTGGTGCTGGCGGGCTTTGGCCCACGCGACACCGCCGCGCTGCCCGGCGAATCCCGCTGGGCGGGCATGATCGACAAGCTGCTGGACCTGCGCGTGTTTCCCGACGGCGCGGGCAAGATGAACGTGGGCCTGCGCGAATGGGCCGTGCCCGCCAGCATGCAGGGTACCGGGGAAGGCGGTGTTGTGACCGGCGCCCCCTTGGGCCAGTTGCTGCTGGTGCCCCAGTTCACCCTGCACGCAGACTGCCGCAAGGGCCGCCGACCGTCATTTTCCGCCGCCGCACCACCCGCGGTGGCCGAGCGCCTGTTCGATCAACTGGCCACCGATATTGACGCGCGCCTGCCGGGGCGGGTACGCTGTGGCATCTTCGCGGCCGACATGGACGTCTCCCTCATCAACTGGGGGCCGGTAACCATCTGGCTGAGCGACGACGACCTCTTTCCGGAGCGGCGACCACCCCATGGCGGCGGATGA